A DNA window from Altererythrobacter sp. B11 contains the following coding sequences:
- a CDS encoding DUF2721 domain-containing protein: MAAEGMIAHTIQLALAPVFMLVAIGNIMNILSTRLGRVVDRSRMLQERYARTSGREHDEIVREIRMVARRIAIISHAILLLVLSGLTVGLEVALLFLEEIAGIDLQLAAAGAFMVAVSLLMAALLQFMRETRQATEALRIPETFLELDRKL; the protein is encoded by the coding sequence ATGGCAGCCGAGGGCATGATTGCGCACACCATCCAGCTGGCGCTCGCGCCGGTGTTCATGCTGGTGGCGATCGGCAACATCATGAACATCCTCTCTACCCGGCTCGGCCGGGTGGTGGACCGCTCGCGCATGTTGCAGGAACGCTATGCCCGCACCTCCGGCAGGGAGCATGACGAGATCGTGCGCGAAATCCGCATGGTGGCGCGGCGCATCGCGATCATCAGCCACGCCATCCTGCTGCTGGTGCTCAGCGGCTTGACGGTGGGACTGGAGGTCGCGCTGCTGTTCCTGGAGGAAATCGCCGGGATCGACCTGCAATTGGCAGCGGCGGGCGCGTTCATGGTCGCCGTCTCGCTGCTGATGGCGGCGCTGCTGCAGTTCATGCGCGAAACGCGTCAGGCCACGGAGGCGCTGCGCATCCCGGAAACCTTCCTCGAGCTCGATCGCAAGCTCTAA
- a CDS encoding mannose-1-phosphate guanylyltransferase, giving the protein MALIQPVVLCGGSGTRLWPRSRKARPKPFLPLVDDQTLFEATLARCADPAHFALPIVVTGAAHLAHVKEQTDRVPGVSIIVEPEAKNTAAAIALAAARLPEDTVMLVCPSDHHIADTEAFATAARLAADLAAQEWLVSFGISPTTPETGFGYILRGEPLATGFRVARFVEKPDRATAETFLASGEYSWNGGIFAFRAGTLMSELARLRPDIAEAVREAVAKGRESGQEFHPDAEAFARVEGESIDYAVMEKTARAAVVPVAMGWSDIGNWQALRDAREGDALGNRVRGRVELVDCRNVLAETDGPRISVIGLEDIAIIVDGDEVLVTTMEGAQKVGKLRGASNQ; this is encoded by the coding sequence ATGGCGCTCATCCAGCCGGTTGTTCTTTGCGGTGGCAGCGGCACGCGGCTGTGGCCGCGAAGCCGAAAGGCGCGACCAAAGCCTTTCCTGCCCCTCGTCGACGACCAAACGCTGTTCGAGGCGACCCTTGCCCGCTGCGCGGATCCTGCGCATTTCGCATTGCCAATCGTCGTAACCGGCGCGGCACATCTGGCCCATGTAAAAGAGCAGACGGATCGCGTGCCCGGGGTCAGCATCATCGTTGAACCGGAAGCGAAAAACACTGCGGCAGCCATTGCGCTGGCGGCAGCCCGTCTGCCGGAAGACACGGTGATGCTGGTGTGCCCCAGCGATCATCATATCGCCGATACGGAAGCCTTTGCGACTGCCGCGCGCCTGGCCGCCGATCTCGCGGCGCAGGAGTGGCTCGTCTCATTCGGCATCTCTCCGACCACGCCTGAAACGGGCTTTGGCTACATCCTACGGGGGGAACCGCTGGCGACCGGATTTCGTGTCGCCCGCTTCGTGGAAAAGCCCGATCGCGCCACCGCCGAGACATTTCTGGCCAGCGGAGAGTACAGCTGGAATGGCGGCATCTTCGCGTTCCGCGCCGGCACGCTGATGTCCGAACTGGCGCGCCTTCGCCCCGATATTGCCGAGGCGGTTCGCGAGGCGGTGGCGAAGGGGCGCGAAAGCGGACAGGAATTCCATCCTGACGCAGAAGCCTTTGCTCGCGTCGAAGGCGAATCCATCGACTATGCCGTGATGGAGAAGACCGCGCGCGCAGCAGTGGTGCCGGTGGCCATGGGCTGGTCGGACATCGGGAACTGGCAGGCGCTGCGCGATGCGCGCGAAGGCGATGCACTGGGCAACCGCGTGCGCGGACGCGTGGAACTGGTCGATTGCCGCAATGTCCTCGCCGAAACCGACGGGCCCCGCATCTCGGTAATCGGACTGGAGGATATCGCCATAATCGTGGATGGCGACGAGGTTCTGGTCACCACCATGGAAGGCGCGCAAAAGGTGGGCAAGCTCCGCGGAGCGAGTAATCAGTGA
- a CDS encoding RsmB/NOP family class I SAM-dependent RNA methyltransferase, giving the protein MPNSPGLPARRAALRLLDAVLRRGETLDQADHAAMGGVPGLPDRALARAIAGEVLRWMTDLDALIDSATRQRLAPDAKARTVLRMMLAQWLRLETPGHAVVATCLPLLDGGPRRLAHGVFSALSRQRATLPEAPTLPAEAAARWGSRAGAIAAAIGSPPPLDLSLRDPADTAAWADRLAATSLAPGHLRLPRGTAVTELDGYGEGAWWVQDLAASLPARLLGAGEGRTVLDLCAAPGGKTLQLAAAGWRVTALDASAKRLERLKENLRRTGLEAKVLVADALEWLPEEQFDAVLLDAPCTATGTCRRHPDVLHRIGPRQIAEMAELQAQLLPRAADRVKPGGRLVYAVCSLEREEGEEQALRLKLPPEPVTAAELPAGLAPTAEGWLRTDPGMLPEHGGLDGFFIARWRGKGS; this is encoded by the coding sequence ATGCCCAATTCACCCGGACTGCCAGCTCGCCGTGCCGCCCTGCGCCTGCTCGATGCCGTTCTCCGGCGCGGGGAGACGCTGGATCAGGCGGATCATGCGGCCATGGGCGGCGTTCCCGGCCTGCCCGACCGCGCGCTTGCCCGCGCCATCGCGGGGGAGGTGCTGCGCTGGATGACCGATCTGGACGCGCTGATAGACAGCGCCACGCGCCAGCGGCTGGCCCCCGATGCCAAGGCGCGCACGGTGTTGCGCATGATGCTGGCACAATGGCTGCGGCTGGAAACGCCCGGCCACGCGGTGGTCGCCACTTGCCTGCCCCTGCTTGACGGCGGGCCGCGCCGGCTGGCGCATGGGGTGTTCTCCGCCCTCTCCCGCCAGCGGGCCACACTTCCGGAAGCGCCGACCCTTCCGGCCGAGGCGGCGGCGCGCTGGGGGAGCCGGGCCGGCGCAATCGCCGCCGCAATCGGAAGCCCGCCGCCGCTCGACCTGTCGCTGCGCGATCCGGCGGACACCGCGGCGTGGGCGGATCGACTCGCCGCCACCAGCCTCGCCCCTGGCCATCTGCGCCTGCCACGCGGCACCGCGGTGACGGAGCTGGACGGCTATGGCGAAGGCGCATGGTGGGTGCAGGATCTCGCTGCCTCGCTCCCGGCGCGGCTGCTCGGCGCGGGAGAAGGCCGCACGGTGCTCGACCTCTGTGCCGCTCCGGGCGGGAAGACGCTGCAGCTCGCCGCCGCCGGATGGCGTGTGACCGCGCTGGACGCCAGCGCCAAGCGGTTGGAACGGCTCAAGGAAAACCTCCGCCGCACCGGGCTGGAGGCCAAGGTGCTGGTGGCCGACGCGCTGGAGTGGTTGCCGGAAGAACAATTCGATGCCGTGCTGCTGGATGCCCCCTGCACGGCCACGGGCACCTGCCGCCGCCATCCCGACGTGCTCCACCGCATCGGCCCGCGACAGATCGCGGAAATGGCGGAGCTACAGGCGCAATTGCTGCCCCGGGCCGCCGATCGGGTGAAGCCGGGAGGCCGGCTGGTCTATGCGGTCTGCTCGCTGGAACGCGAGGAGGGCGAGGAGCAGGCACTGCGGCTGAAGCTCCCGCCGGAGCCGGTGACAGCGGCGGAGCTTCCCGCAGGGCTTGCGCCGACGGCAGAAGGCTGGCTCCGCACCGACCCCGGCATGCTGCCCGAGCATGGCGGGCTGGACGGATTCTTCATCGCCCGCTGGCGCGGCAAAGGCAGCTGA
- the hemH gene encoding ferrochelatase, whose translation MTWQDQQLPAQHAPVRTGKIGVLLVNLGTPDAPDARSVRRYLAEFLSDPRVIEIPKLVWQPILRGIILNTRPKKSAEAYAQVWTEKGSPLAAITAAQAEELQQRLGDSAVVRWAMRYGAPAIGDELQRLMDAGCERILLAPLYPQYCAASTATVVDKAGEKLRTMRWQPALRTLPPYHDDPAYIAALAADLGAQLDALDFAPEVLLLSFHGMPRRTLELGDPYHCHCQKTARLLEQAMARPDLRFRTSFQSRFGRAEWLGPATDAVLAEEGHAGTKRLAIAAPGFAADCLETLEELAIRGREQFEAAGGSQFAALSCLNAGADGMAMLEALVRRELSGWIAPPVASA comes from the coding sequence ATGACCTGGCAGGATCAACAACTCCCGGCGCAACATGCGCCCGTGCGAACGGGCAAGATCGGCGTGCTGCTGGTCAATCTCGGCACGCCCGATGCGCCCGACGCGCGCTCCGTCCGGCGCTATCTGGCGGAGTTCCTTTCGGACCCGCGCGTGATCGAGATTCCCAAGCTGGTGTGGCAGCCGATATTGCGCGGTATAATATTGAATACACGCCCGAAAAAATCTGCCGAAGCCTATGCGCAGGTGTGGACGGAGAAGGGCTCTCCGCTCGCGGCGATCACCGCCGCGCAAGCCGAAGAGCTGCAGCAAAGACTGGGCGACAGCGCGGTGGTGCGCTGGGCCATGCGCTATGGCGCGCCGGCGATCGGCGACGAATTGCAACGCCTGATGGACGCGGGTTGCGAGCGCATCCTGCTGGCCCCGCTCTACCCGCAATATTGCGCCGCCTCCACGGCCACGGTGGTGGACAAGGCCGGGGAAAAGCTGCGGACAATGCGATGGCAGCCGGCGCTGCGCACGCTGCCACCCTATCATGACGACCCCGCCTATATCGCGGCGTTGGCCGCCGATCTGGGCGCGCAACTCGATGCGCTGGATTTCGCGCCGGAGGTGCTGCTGCTGAGCTTCCACGGCATGCCCCGCCGCACGCTGGAACTGGGCGATCCCTATCATTGCCACTGCCAGAAGACGGCGCGCCTGCTGGAACAGGCGATGGCGCGCCCCGACCTGCGCTTCCGCACCAGTTTTCAGAGCCGCTTCGGCCGCGCGGAATGGTTGGGCCCGGCCACGGATGCAGTGCTGGCGGAGGAAGGTCACGCAGGAACGAAGCGCCTTGCTATCGCCGCTCCGGGATTTGCCGCCGATTGTCTGGAAACGCTGGAGGAACTGGCGATCCGCGGCCGCGAACAGTTCGAAGCCGCGGGCGGCTCTCAGTTCGCCGCGCTGTCCTGCCTCAACGCCGGCGCGGACGGCATGGCCATGCTGGAGGCACTGGTGCGGCGCGAGCTCTCCGGCTGGATCGCTCCGCCGGTCGCATCAGCCTAG
- a CDS encoding tannase/feruloyl esterase family alpha/beta hydrolase, giving the protein MGTGRLRAGWAAAAITAACITSPAAAKADCAAMAKLALPDGEVTSATLVPAGSFQPPQLPGGPPPGVAAASFQNLPEFCRIQATRRPSADSDIKVEVWLPATGWNGKFAAIGNGIWAGSISYFEMGRPLARGYAVAATDTGHTGNGMTADFAVGHPEKLKDFGYRAVHEMVVTAKAAIAAFYGRGPQLSLWNSCSTGGRQGLMAAHRYPEDFDAISAMAPANPMTNLMTQSMWVGYQPNRAPAAKLSRPKLMATHQAVLKQCDKLDGLEDGLISRPDLCSFDPVSIQCKAGDGDSCLTAEQVGTMRAVYDGVRDSSGAWLLPGFPRGSEMQLGMLMMSDAPFPVADTFFSMLVYGDKPGWTFRQLDYGQGLRDARRFADILDVPADGLDPFFARGGKLLLSHGWNDGLIPATNTLAFYHDLYAALPAAQAEQQLRLFMVPGMEHCAGGEGVSQFDTLGTIDDWAAGGAAPMRLVATRAAPMMPGAPELPPLSRPLCAWPMVAQYNGSGDPSEAANFSCVVPKD; this is encoded by the coding sequence ATGGGAACAGGCAGGCTGCGGGCAGGATGGGCCGCGGCGGCAATCACCGCGGCGTGCATCACCAGCCCGGCGGCCGCGAAGGCGGATTGCGCGGCCATGGCCAAGCTGGCGCTGCCGGATGGCGAGGTGACGAGCGCCACGCTGGTGCCCGCGGGCAGCTTCCAGCCGCCCCAGCTACCCGGCGGTCCGCCCCCAGGCGTGGCGGCTGCGAGCTTCCAGAACCTGCCGGAATTCTGCCGCATCCAGGCGACCCGCCGGCCCAGCGCGGATTCGGATATCAAGGTGGAGGTGTGGCTGCCGGCCACGGGCTGGAATGGCAAGTTCGCCGCGATCGGCAATGGTATCTGGGCCGGTTCGATCAGCTATTTCGAAATGGGCCGCCCGCTGGCGCGCGGCTATGCCGTCGCAGCCACGGACACGGGCCACACAGGCAATGGCATGACTGCCGACTTCGCCGTGGGCCATCCCGAAAAGCTGAAGGACTTCGGCTACCGCGCGGTGCATGAAATGGTGGTGACGGCCAAGGCTGCGATCGCCGCCTTTTATGGCCGGGGCCCGCAGCTTTCCTTGTGGAATTCCTGTTCCACCGGCGGCCGACAGGGGCTCATGGCCGCGCATCGCTATCCCGAGGATTTCGACGCGATCAGCGCAATGGCGCCCGCCAATCCCATGACCAATCTCATGACCCAGAGCATGTGGGTCGGCTATCAGCCTAACCGCGCGCCGGCCGCCAAGCTCTCGCGCCCCAAGCTGATGGCGACGCATCAGGCGGTGCTGAAGCAGTGCGACAAGCTGGACGGGCTGGAGGACGGCCTCATCTCCCGCCCGGACCTGTGCAGCTTCGATCCCGTGAGCATCCAGTGCAAGGCGGGCGACGGGGACAGCTGCCTGACTGCCGAGCAGGTGGGGACCATGCGCGCGGTCTATGACGGCGTGCGCGACAGCAGCGGCGCCTGGCTGCTGCCCGGTTTCCCGCGCGGCAGCGAGATGCAGCTGGGCATGCTGATGATGAGCGACGCGCCCTTCCCGGTGGCGGACACGTTCTTTTCCATGCTGGTCTATGGCGACAAGCCGGGCTGGACCTTCCGTCAGCTGGATTACGGGCAGGGCCTGCGCGATGCGCGGCGGTTTGCCGATATCCTCGACGTTCCCGCGGACGGCCTCGATCCCTTCTTCGCCCGCGGCGGCAAGCTGCTGCTGAGCCACGGCTGGAACGACGGGCTGATCCCGGCCACCAACACGCTGGCCTTCTACCACGATCTCTACGCCGCCCTTCCCGCTGCGCAGGCGGAACAGCAGTTGCGCCTGTTCATGGTACCGGGGATGGAACACTGTGCGGGCGGCGAAGGCGTATCGCAATTCGATACGCTGGGCACGATCGACGACTGGGCCGCCGGTGGCGCTGCGCCGATGCGGCTGGTTGCCACGCGGGCCGCACCGATGATGCCCGGCGCGCCCGAACTGCCGCCGCTATCCCGCCCACTGTGCGCCTGGCCGATGGTCGCGCAATACAACGGCAGCGGCGATCCTTCGGAGGCGGCGAACTTCAGCTGCGTGGTGCCGAAGGACTGA
- a CDS encoding LysR family transcriptional regulator, with product MPEPGTPTLDQLGIFLAVVEEGSFAAAGRRLNRAVSVISYGIANLEAQLGLKLFEREGTRRPVLTAAGEAVLADARIVAGGIAALRAKARGLLQGLEAEVGLAVDVMLPAERIAVLLRGFRAEFPTVSLRLHVEALGAVAARVLDGSAGLGIAGPVASAAGGLVRAAAGCVPLVPVAAPDHPLARMARLEPGAARAHIQLVLTDRSPLTEGRDFAVTSPQTWRLADLGAKHALLREGIGWGNMPLPMIEGDLMAGTLVRLVMPDHPGGLYRFYAVHREDTPPGPATAWLMQRFEDLGRGDPTEGLPEV from the coding sequence ATGCCCGAACCTGGGACTCCCACGCTCGATCAGCTCGGCATCTTCCTCGCAGTGGTGGAGGAAGGCAGCTTCGCGGCCGCTGGCCGCCGGCTCAACCGTGCGGTTTCGGTGATCAGCTACGGCATCGCCAATCTGGAGGCGCAGCTGGGCCTGAAGCTGTTCGAGCGGGAGGGCACGCGCCGCCCGGTGCTGACTGCCGCGGGGGAAGCGGTGCTGGCCGATGCGCGGATCGTCGCCGGGGGCATCGCGGCGCTGCGCGCCAAGGCGCGGGGCCTGCTGCAGGGGCTGGAAGCGGAAGTGGGGCTGGCGGTTGACGTGATGCTGCCGGCGGAGCGGATCGCCGTGCTGCTGCGCGGCTTCCGTGCGGAATTCCCGACGGTTTCATTGCGGCTGCATGTGGAAGCGCTGGGCGCAGTGGCTGCGCGCGTGCTGGATGGAAGCGCCGGGCTCGGCATCGCGGGCCCGGTGGCTTCGGCCGCCGGCGGGTTGGTGCGCGCCGCGGCGGGTTGCGTGCCACTGGTGCCCGTCGCCGCGCCCGATCATCCGCTGGCGCGAATGGCCAGGCTGGAGCCGGGGGCGGCGCGCGCGCACATCCAGCTGGTCCTTACCGACCGGTCGCCGCTGACCGAGGGGCGGGATTTCGCCGTGACATCGCCGCAGACCTGGCGGCTGGCCGATCTCGGCGCCAAGCACGCCCTGCTGCGCGAGGGGATCGGCTGGGGCAACATGCCGCTGCCGATGATCGAAGGCGATCTGATGGCGGGAACGCTGGTGCGCCTGGTGATGCCCGATCATCCGGGCGGGCTCTACCGCTTCTATGCCGTGCATCGGGAAGATACCCCGCCCGGCCCAGCCACGGCCTGGCTGATGCAGCGCTTCGAAGATCTGGGCCGCGGCGACCCGACCGAAGGCCTGCCGGAAGTGTAA
- a CDS encoding DUF2171 domain-containing protein — protein MFEKLRIKEHMEVADANGQHIATVDEVEDERIKLTRSDSGDGSHHYIPLDAVDRIDDNRIYLKQGTPIPAGA, from the coding sequence ATGTTCGAGAAGCTGCGCATCAAGGAGCACATGGAAGTCGCCGATGCAAACGGCCAGCATATCGCGACGGTCGATGAGGTCGAGGACGAACGCATCAAGCTCACCCGATCGGACAGCGGCGATGGAAGCCATCACTACATTCCGCTCGATGCCGTGGACCGCATCGACGACAATCGGATCTATCTGAAGCAGGGCACACCGATCCCCGCGGGCGCCTGA
- a CDS encoding DUF1674 domain-containing protein produces MIASGRQSPHVHYMTERPKTFHKPAYWSDSPPPQPGPPKQAEGEGEELSPTRYGDWVKNGIAIDF; encoded by the coding sequence ATGATTGCATCCGGGCGCCAGTCGCCCCATGTTCACTACATGACCGAGCGGCCCAAGACCTTCCACAAACCCGCCTATTGGAGCGACAGCCCGCCGCCGCAGCCCGGCCCGCCTAAGCAAGCGGAGGGCGAGGGCGAAGAGCTCAGCCCCACCCGCTATGGCGATTGGGTGAAGAACGGCATCGCAATCGACTTCTAG
- a CDS encoding energy transducer TonB yields MAEQEPRRAGTHADLRPRRRVRWGPLALVVLLHAVVLAGLVRAFAPNFTSAAIERATSLVTVTVRTRPPEPEASPSPDPAAAAEGGAAAAGRKAEPREVMAPVPKVTLPRPDPAPKAAASGSADSAGATDAGAGTGAGGEGSGTGAGRAGSGQGGIPVTRPEKIAGDINDARDYPVPPGGRAARQGQQVVVYMTVGVDGRARDCRVVEPSTDPEADRITCALAEDRFRFRPARDAAGNPVSATYGWRQRWF; encoded by the coding sequence ATGGCGGAACAAGAGCCCCGGCGCGCGGGTACGCACGCTGACCTGCGCCCGCGCCGCCGCGTCCGCTGGGGGCCGCTCGCTCTGGTGGTGTTGCTCCACGCGGTGGTGCTTGCAGGGCTGGTGCGGGCCTTCGCGCCGAATTTCACTAGCGCTGCGATTGAGCGCGCAACTTCCCTCGTCACGGTTACCGTGCGCACCCGTCCGCCTGAACCGGAAGCCAGCCCCAGTCCCGATCCGGCGGCTGCAGCAGAAGGGGGTGCTGCGGCTGCGGGCCGCAAGGCCGAACCGCGCGAGGTGATGGCTCCCGTTCCCAAGGTTACGCTACCGCGGCCTGACCCCGCGCCGAAGGCAGCGGCTTCGGGCAGCGCGGACAGCGCCGGAGCGACCGATGCCGGCGCCGGAACCGGAGCGGGAGGCGAAGGGTCCGGCACGGGCGCCGGCCGCGCAGGCAGCGGGCAGGGCGGGATACCCGTCACTCGTCCGGAGAAGATCGCAGGGGACATCAATGATGCGCGCGACTATCCGGTGCCGCCTGGCGGCCGTGCCGCGCGCCAGGGTCAGCAGGTGGTGGTCTATATGACTGTGGGCGTGGACGGCCGTGCCCGTGACTGCCGCGTCGTGGAGCCAAGCACCGATCCTGAGGCGGATCGCATCACCTGCGCCCTGGCGGAGGATCGCTTCCGCTTCCGCCCGGCCCGTGATGCCGCGGGCAACCCGGTGTCGGCGACCTATGGCTGGCGCCAAAGATGGTTTTGA
- a CDS encoding MarR family winged helix-turn-helix transcriptional regulator — protein sequence MADIEPLISAYAELYLELTRKLDRRMASEGASLARTKLLLCLQKRGPMRGTDVAELFGLAPRTITEAIDGLERDGLVERQPDPTDRRAKLIRVTGKGIEAAATTEPMRRQFVSQIFGVLDEQEQAALLGMLRRLIAAIPDS from the coding sequence ATGGCTGACATCGAACCTCTTATCTCCGCTTATGCCGAGCTCTATCTCGAGCTGACACGAAAGCTTGATCGCCGCATGGCCTCCGAAGGGGCGTCGTTGGCTCGCACCAAGCTGTTGTTATGTCTGCAGAAGCGAGGGCCGATGCGGGGGACGGACGTGGCCGAACTGTTCGGCCTTGCGCCGCGCACCATCACCGAAGCGATTGACGGGCTGGAGCGAGACGGGCTGGTGGAACGCCAACCCGACCCTACCGACCGCCGGGCCAAGCTGATTCGCGTGACCGGCAAGGGCATCGAGGCGGCGGCGACGACGGAGCCGATGCGGCGCCAGTTCGTCAGCCAGATCTTCGGCGTCCTCGACGAGCAGGAGCAGGCCGCGCTGCTGGGAATGCTCCGCCGGCTGATTGCGGCCATTCCGGACAGCTGA
- a CDS encoding pirin family protein — MIELRPFAELGGENHGWLDAKHHFSFANYHDPARIHWGNLRVWNDDTIQPRTGFPPHPHRDMEIITYVRKGAITHEDSLGNKGRTEAGDVQVMSAGTGIRHSEYNMEDEVTQIFQIWILPTSDGDTPQWGAKPFPRGDRSGQFVVLASGYAEDAEALPIRTDARVVGATIRAGQTLDYPLGDERKGYLVPATGAVEIDGVRVNARDGAAISDLAVLRVTALEDSEVVLVDAA, encoded by the coding sequence ATGATCGAACTGCGGCCCTTCGCCGAACTCGGCGGCGAGAACCATGGCTGGCTGGATGCCAAGCACCATTTCTCCTTCGCCAATTACCATGATCCGGCGCGCATCCACTGGGGCAATCTGCGGGTGTGGAACGACGACACGATCCAGCCCCGGACCGGATTCCCGCCGCATCCCCACCGCGACATGGAGATCATCACCTATGTCCGCAAAGGCGCGATCACCCATGAGGACAGCCTGGGCAACAAGGGTCGTACCGAAGCGGGCGACGTGCAGGTGATGAGCGCAGGCACCGGCATCCGCCATTCGGAATACAATATGGAGGACGAGGTGACGCAGATCTTCCAGATCTGGATCCTCCCCACCAGCGATGGCGATACGCCGCAATGGGGCGCCAAGCCCTTTCCCAGGGGCGACCGTTCGGGGCAGTTCGTGGTTCTGGCGAGCGGATATGCCGAGGATGCCGAAGCCCTGCCGATCCGCACCGATGCGCGGGTGGTCGGCGCGACCATTCGGGCGGGGCAGACGCTGGACTATCCGCTGGGCGACGAGCGCAAGGGCTATCTCGTGCCCGCCACCGGGGCGGTCGAGATCGACGGCGTGCGGGTGAACGCGCGCGATGGCGCGGCGATCAGCGACCTTGCGGTGCTGCGCGTCACCGCTCTGGAAGATAGCGAGGTGGTGCTGGTCGACGCGGCCTGA